AATGTAAAGTCGCAAACTTTTAAGACGGCTATAGAAGCTTCCTGCATGCTGCTGAGAATTGACGACATTGTTAGCGGTATTAAGAAGAAACAGGCTCCGGGCGCAGGTCCATCAAAGCCACAAATCGAGACGGAGGCCGATGCCGATAATGAGCAAATGATCCCAGAGTAGATTTTTGGTTCAAGTGCAGTTTAACTTGAAGAGTTGTGCCATGTATTTTGAGGTCAGTTTTCTTCGCTCTCAATTGTGTTATCGAGCTAGCTAGGGCGTTCGTGTGGATTCGATTCTTCAGAACTTAAAAGGGATTCCCATGTGTTTTCTTAGGATGGGACTTCGAAATATGGTTAGCAGATGAACACAATTTTGTTACCACCGTTTTGTTTTCAGGTTAATGTTTGAGAGTAgtgatttaaattttcaatttatacaTGTGCTGATGATTCCTGAGATATCCTAACTTTTATTAATCTACTAGTGAGAGTACTTGCATGCATGTAGTGAAAATCCATTCTCCATCTTACTTATAAGTCGATGAGTCGAATTTGATCACGTTTATAAAGTGTCATATTGATTATATTTAGCCATAACTCGTGATTACCCGAGTGTCGAATTTGGCATCATATAGAGCAGCTTCCTTCTgtgtttaatattattttttctttcatagaaCATAGGCTAAAAGAAAACTATTGATTAGggacaaaaaaatttcaaaacttgtATATTATTTGAACCAATTATATGCCCATTTGTTTATGCGTCTCATCTCATctgaatttcaaataattgattttagaagtttcatttttcatcctttttgGAGTGCTGATTTTTTGTTCTATCCAGTTAAGTCAGAtttaattgataaaagaatgaagtaattttgaattacattttattaatttagtttaaaatactttgtttcattttcatgaaataaaataccatTATTTCATATGACTTGGCAGATATTAATTTACTTGAAAtgcaaaaaatttaaattacatgaacataatacTCTCTACCGGAGGGTTTAAAgtattaaaattagattattcTATTTCATATACCTCACGAATGtgagaatattatatatttagacgtgtaaatgatattttgacaaatataatatcaaaCTCAACTAATTAAGATGTTATACTAATCAACTAAAAGTTGAAAGagtgataattttatttaaaggtacaattggaatttattttctcgagtaattttattttaatttataattattttaaaattaaaattaattaatgaacaatttattatacttataaatatatataagaataagataaatatGTTAAAAGAATGTAATAGATTTGAACAGGAAAATTTcaggagtatttttttatactttgTGTTTCCTTTGGTAAAACATTAATTTCGTGTTTCCTttggtaaaatattaatttcgtGTTTCCTtcagtaaaatattaattttttggcATCGAAAGAAATAAGAgtgatatatttatgaaaaacttTTATATCCTTTCAAATGGTCAAAGATTCAAATCCTTggtaaattctaaattattaaacctttgagaattttatcgtatttcgtattttaataaatcattaacTTTTATGTTAAGCATAAAGTTAAACTCCGACTACGAACctattagaaatttttaaaatcaaagaaaccGATTAAAACTTAACATTGAACAGATGTATAATAGCAAATATGGATCCCAATTTCAACCAAAACACTATTAAGGGCAGAGTCGAATTACACACTCACAAAGTTGTTAAATataacaaaaggaaaaaggcaGCAGTAATAACAATTGCTTGCTTGCAAGAATCAGGTGTAGCATTACATGACACTTCACACGTAACTGTCTATTAGCGACTTCCTCATTTCATCAACAATGGAGCTTGGTTGAGCCTCCCTCAATTTGAAAACGCTCTCGATCACCGATAACTCGGTCGCAGTCGTGTCTGAACCACAAAATGCAGTCCAGTCATTTGCTATCAATCCAGCAGCAATCACTTCACTTCCACGATTCACTGTTCCAGCAACTAAAGGGACCTGAAGAAGGGTTGATAGCTCATCCAAATCTTCAATGGACGTATGTGGATGAACCTGTTGAATATTTGCACAAGTCCAACTTTCAGAGAATTTTTATGTACATGAAGTTGAAGGAAGGTTCAATATGGAGACTACACTTGGTTAAAAAGGAACAAGGAAGTTGAACATTACCAAGCCACCCCTATTTGTGAAGCTACAGTAGCTTCCCACGAGAACGTTGCCCGCTACCGTCTGCCTAAAGACCTCTACTCCAAGAACATCAGCAATGAGCTCTTCAGTTTCCTGATCAATGAGAGAATAACATATTTCTTTTAGTAGACAAAGAGGAAGGGATGAGAGAAATAAAGCAGTCCTGCGTTCCATAAGTATATTTGCAAGAAATCAATCTTTTTAGAACACTCCAATCCAATCAACGAGTCCATATTCTGCACCATGTCCTGTATATATGAGGATATGCGCTCAACCATTGAGACTCCATTCATAAAAGATTACGGACACTGCTCGAAGAAGCCATTGCTTCCTTGGGGGGTACGAGTTATTTCCTTGAACATTTTCTAGGAACTGGGATATTAcatagatttgaaatttccagATTGAAATGGGAGAACAAGATTGCAAGCTAAACAATCCGATGGTGATGTAGAAAGTGCCACTAGAAACACGACGTGAAGCGGGAAGGACAAGTAAAAATACCCGGTCGAGATCAGTATGTGTCAGAGCAACGTGATCATTACAAGAAATTGTATTCCCCAGAGCAGACAGTCTCTCTTGTATACGTTGGACAACAACTTGGTCAGGTAGGCTGTTTCTCAAGTGCTGAAGTTCTTCAAAAACGCAAAGAATTGGAACATAGTGTCAGTTAAGTAATTTGGCAATACACATCATTacatattaacataaattaaagaaCATCAAGAAGAGTTTCGTGCAAGTCGGATCAAACTTAATTTCATGATGCGTCCTCACTTGAAACTTGTATAgacacaaatttaataatgCTAGTGCCGACAGTTACAGGCATCACGTGCAAGACAATGAATTCATTATATGCATAATGGTGTGGTCTCTGAATTCATAAACTTATAGATAATTATTCGAATCCTTACtgcaaacaaaattattattatttttatatagaaAACAGTAACATTTTATTGACGAGATGAATTATAAAAAGGGGAATATCCTACAATGAATtgcaaaaagaacaaaaaaaaaaaaaaaaaaaactctgaTTTGGTAGGTAACAACTAAAATTACATAGAAGACTCATACGCTTCATTGACAGCACAAAATAGAACTTCCAACTCGACATACGGAATTTAATAATTCGAACTCACAAAGCAATCATAAATGACAATAACCTGAGTCTCTTGTTGACCAAGGTGGTAACCATTTACAATTTTATCATGTAAATGGCAAGAGTTGGATATCATTAGtataaaaaatagaacaaaCGACCATTTGAACAGAATTTTAACAGGAAGgcatattgtttttaattacattAGCTTCAATTCAAAACTCTCTCACTTGATAAAGAGAGATACAAATATATTCAAAGAGATGTAGTACTGCAGGCATGCACCCCAACTATGAAACTAAAGATGTAATGTAACAAGAAGATAGAAAAGAAGCTTGCCTTGATCAGTAGTGGTGTGTGGTACAAGAAGCCCATTTTTGTTTCCTGCAgtaagaaatatgaaaaagaaatacaatgtTATGGAAACATGAACATAAGTTGTTTGGGCGTTACATCATTAATGGGTATTCATCATACTTTGAAGGTGCagaaaataatcaaacaaaaagaataaaagtttTACAAACCAGCACATAGACGACCAATAATGCGCGTGCCATCGATGGATGTTTTAACGACCGGAATGACACCACCTAATTCAGATTCAAAGGCACTAAAACATGGAAAATATTCATGAGAAATTGCTTCCAGTTCAAAACAAGGTCAGGAAACAGGAAAAGGGAAATAAAGAACCTGTAGAAGTTCTCAGAGCCACCAATTGCAACCAAGCAATAAGCATTTGTGAGCTTGGAGAAAACCCCAATTTCACATGAGTTCTCAAACATAAGCCCTAAAGAACCAAAGCATGTGAGAAATATTGTAGATGGCACAAACCAAAGGAAAATCCTTAAGAAACATACAtaacaaaagtaaaatgaagGAACACAAAAAATGGAGGGAAAGGCTTGGTGAGATGAGACTTACTGGTCGCCATGGTNTTTTATTGACGAGATGAATTATAAAAAGGGGAATATCCTACAATGAATtgcaaaaagaacaaaaaaaaaaaaaaaaaaaaaaaaaaaaaaaaaaaaaaaaaaaaaaaaaaaaaaaNTGGAAAATATTCATGAGAAATTGCTTCCAGTTCAAAACAAGGTCAGGAAACAGGAAAAGGGAAATAAAGAACCTGTAGAAGTTCTCAGAGCCACCAATTGCAACCAAGCAATAAGCATTTGTGAGCTTGGAGAAAACCCCAATTTCACATGAGTTCTCAAACATAAGCCCTAAAGAACCAAAGCATGTGAGAAATATTGTAGATGGCACAAACCAAAGGAAAATCCTTAAGAAACATACAtaacaaaagtaaaatgaagGAACACAAAAAATGGAGGGAAAGGCTTGGTGAGATGAGACTTACTGGTCGCCATGGTAGCACAAGATAACCTTCAATTAACAACTACCTTCCTCGACGATAAACTCAAAATCCCTTGCAACCCCTGCAGAGTAAAAGAAAGTTATATGTGCCTCCCTGAATTTTttatgagaaaagaaaaacaagaaattacgAATCAGTTTGCAGTTCGAAATCTTGTATTCTTTGTATGCCAATTAATTATGCTgttcttttttaagaaaagattGATAACAACGCCAACAAGTTGTTCATTGCCAGCCTACAACCTCTGTTCatcttttaaaacaattatttcttctttatttatttgattccgCTAAGAATGAtacattttttgttcttatttatcGACTCaatctgttcttcatttttctaataagAGATGGATACATTTCTagttttatgttttcatttaCATAAGTTGAACAATTGTTGAAGAACTCAACAGTAAAAAGAACATATTCTTGAAGTTCTTCTCCATGAGTGAAAGAGAATAAACCAACATAACAAacgaacaaaacaaataaaaaattagaccTAGGGGATCCGAAAATGAGCGGCAGCGGCAGCGGCAGGATCCTACGAATGGCGCGGATTAGGGGCTGAACCACCGCGTTtctgagaaaataaaatagagataAGTAACTCCGATTGCTGGGAGAGGCTAGAGAATGGGAGAGGGATTGCAGCGTGCGGCGGCAGCCGCTGAGACGGCGTCCGGGGTGGGGGTGCAGCGACTGGTAatgggagggagggagggctCTGAACGTGAAATAGGGTTTAGAGAAAAAGGAAGCtttgaatgatatgattgCTGCGTACGTAAGATGGGAAAAACgagatatttaatttcaattatactcttaaattttaaaataataataataataataaaatatatttaactcaattttaaaGGATAACTTTACCGGAAATATAAGAGTAGCACaggacttgagtattttaagaaatacttagtaaatGACTCCACTATTCAGGTTAGGGGATggaaacacatgcaacatgaatgagacctatcgTTTAAAATCGTATTCTCTCGGGCAGCTTTTTAATCTGGgcaattggatgtgtatttactactttatatacgacccacacgtgcaaGCATGGACCCACCAAGCGATTTGCACACCTCCTGGGCATCCTGCTGGTCGGGCTAGCGTCTCTGGTGTTGTTGTCGGACACCCAGAAGGAATAACGACCGTAGTACCATGTTAAACATGatgatcatttttcttttcataacgTACGTGTTTGTACTCATCATAAGGGAAAGTATCTCGATGCAGATGAACATACAtttatgcatgaggtcccaagaTTTTTCATGGTAAACAAATCATGCAAGATGACCTCATTTTTCAacttcatttcattcatagcATAACctttaaaacatatatcaCGGGTTTTACATCATAAATTTCCTTGTCTCAGACATTTCATCGCATGGTACGACACGAcattcattcatattttaatgttacttggCATACCTAGGCACACCATATCACAGaccatatcatatcattgaaacatatcatatcattatacATAACAAACGTATCAAACATATGACACGTACAATGCCACTGGGGATGTGTCATTATACATAAGACGACTCTTCCAACCATACTAATAGTAGAGTCATTTATTTGGTTGGTCTACGCCGAAGCTACTATGACCCCGCTTTAAGGTTGTTCtctcaaatttaattctacTAAAAGAGTCCCACAATCATAAATTCGAATTCTACCATGCGAATTGATTTAactaattttgcataaaataatttaaactttaactttaaataatttaaatagctctacttaattttgtataaaataatttagacttgactttaaataatttaaactagttaAAAGGTAgtcatactaaccttaaacgCTTCTGAGGAGTTGAAACTAGTAAGAAAAGATCCGAGCATAGCAGACTCAAGTCAGGCCAAAATGTTAGCTTGAAGccgttagaaaatatatttttcgaTTGGATTCGAATCGTTCCAGTGGACTGAAAGAAAGTAAGAGACCTCCTTTTTGTAGTTGAACCCAACTCCCACTTCTTCAACATATCTAAGTGAACGAACTTCATCTTTTATTCGATGGGTGAGAGGGGTAGCTATCTTGAAGAAGTCCTTAATAAATCAATAGTAATAGCTTGCTAGGCCAAAGAAAGTCACCTACCCATGCCAAAACTCAAGCATGGAGACTTGGCATGCAATCCTTTTACTCTAATAGTAGTCAAACACTTTCTCAGACGCTCATCAAGTTCTTCGTCTATCTTAGAGTATACTAGAATATCGttgataaaaattattacaaatatatcTAAAAACTCCTTGAATACTCTATTCATCTGGATTATGAAGACGGTCAATGTGTTTGTTAACCCAAACAACATAATGTTGAACTTGTATGGTATGTACCTCATTCTAAATGTTGTCTTGGGAATGTTTTTCTCCTCTATCCTCAGCGGATGATTTCTTGATTATAGATGAATCTTAGAAGAATATTGTCGCTGCGTGTATGTTgaagattattgggagtgagtcccacattggttgattTAATGGAAGATCgtaggtttataagtgaggaatactatctccattggtatgagacgtTTTGGGGAAGgcacaaagcaaagccatgagagcttatgctcaaagtggataatatcatatgtagagatccgtgattcctaacatggtattagagtcatgccctaaatttagccatgtcaatagaattctcaaatatcgaacaaaagaAATGtgggtctcgaaggtgtagtcaaaagtgactaaagtgtcgaacaaagggtatTGGGAGACTCATATCGATTAATTTAGtagaagatcatgggtttataagtgaggattatgctcaaagtggacaatatcataccattatggagatccgtgattcctaatagtGTAGCATTAAATAAGTAATCAATTTGTTGAAGTGGatactttatttttgtagCTTCCTTATCCCGCTCGCTCCTGAtaatatatgcatatatacATTGACTCATCTTTCTACTTAACAAACAGTATTGGTGCTCCCTACGATAGAACCCTCAAACGTATGAAGCCCTTGTTTGACAGTTCCTAGAGAAGCATTTGTTAGTGTCATTCTATAAATTATCCCCAACTCAAGCTCAATATTAAATTCATGCTCACATGTTGGGGGTAACCCTATGAGGTCATCTGGGAACACATTAACGAATTTCCTAACTACCGACAATGAGGTTATACCAGCCTCAATACATCATGTGTTGGTCATTCTAGCCAATATACCCCAAACGTCTTAGTGGATTGGCATCGTTGCCTTCAACGATGAACATAATCTCTGTATGGAAACAATCTATTCTGGTGTAGTTTTCAATTGATCAATCCACGCTCAAGATGAGATCAAAATCACCTATCTCCAACACAACCAATGTCACATCTATCATGTGATCTAGCACCAACACCTATCAAGCTTTCACCCACTCACGAGCCCACATGCTAAGCTACACAAAACAATCGTAATAATGTTTGTAGTCcataaagtttgaaaaaagTAACCTTAAAGATAAGAATGACAACATTTGCAAGTTgccaaatttcaattataagaaACAGGATAAGAGAGACCAAAGAGAGTGACATGGAGAGGGAGAGCCAAACAGAAACAAGGAATTGAATTTTCAGCTACACTTTGTGGTCTAGGACAAGAACAATggataatgttttaaattttaaaaaaataatattacgtaaaaatgaaatattatagtCCGCACTCCTTTCTTCCTCCCGTCCTTGTTCCATTCCGAACATAATACTCAAAGGACAAAGGCAAGTAATGTGATGGAGCATTTTTGAGCAGGTTGTGAGAATCCACATAAGAGAATAACAAAActgtgtggaaacttctccttagtagatgcgttttaaaaccataagagCGATACATAACGGCCTAAATCAGACA
The Cucurbita pepo subsp. pepo cultivar mu-cu-16 chromosome LG16, ASM280686v2, whole genome shotgun sequence genome window above contains:
- the LOC111777155 gene encoding eukaryotic translation initiation factor 6-2 isoform X1, yielding MATRLMFENSCEIGVFSKLTNAYCLVAIGGSENFYSAFESELGGVIPVVKTSIDGTRIIGRLCAGNKNGLLVPHTTTDQELQHLRNSLPDQVVVQRIQERLSALGNTISCNDHVALTHTDLDRETEELIADVLGVEVFRQTVAGNVLVGSYCSFTNRGGLVHPHTSIEDLDELSTLLQVPLVAGTVNRGSEVIAAGLIANDWTAFCGSDTTATELSVIESVFKLREAQPSSIVDEMRKSLIDSYV